CGAGTGTCGGACAACTGAGTGCATAACTCCACGCTATCGCCAGCAGAGTGCTTGGTGATGGCGTGGTGATTTTGTTAAAGAAGCATGTCATGGCTAAAACAATCCTGCTTTGCGACGATGAGTTGCATATCTTACGTGCGGCGGAATTCAAATTCCGACGTGGCGGATACGACGTACTCCTTGCCAGCGATGGCGAAGAAGCGTGGCAACTGATTCGAAAACAGCTTCCCGACATTTTGGTTACCGACTGTCAGATGCCGCGGCTTTCGGGACTCGAACTGGCCGAGCGCGTCAGAAACAATTCCGAAACGAACATGCTGCCGGTGATCATGCTCAGCGCGAAAGGCTTTGAGCTTTCGCAGCAAGAAATCAGCGAGCGTTATGGGATTCGCCTGCTCCTTGGAAAGCCGTTCTCGCCTCGTGATTTGTACGCTCGTGTCGAAGCAATCCTGGCGGGCGATTCGCCACTCGCTTCCTGCTGTCCCACTTCGGCTGTTTCGCAGTGGCTTCTTCCACATCGATTTTAGTCGCACACTTGCGATGACTACCAACAACGCGAACTTCTCGCACAAGTACGTTCCATGAAGCTTCCTACCGAAACGTTTGGCGATGTGATTGTGGCGCATACGCCCGAAGAACTGAGTGGCGATACTGCGGACCAACTCGAGCAGGTTCTCACGGGGCTCGATCGCGTGAATGTTGTGCTCGACATCAGTGGCAGCGAAACGATTGATAGTGGCGGGCTTGAAGCGATTTGCACCGCGCAAGAAGCACTGCGGGCCCTCGGTGGAGATTTAAAAGTAAGCACCACCAGCAGCGTGAATCGCAAGAT
This window of the Pirellula staleyi DSM 6068 genome carries:
- a CDS encoding response regulator, with amino-acid sequence MAKTILLCDDELHILRAAEFKFRRGGYDVLLASDGEEAWQLIRKQLPDILVTDCQMPRLSGLELAERVRNNSETNMLPVIMLSAKGFELSQQEISERYGIRLLLGKPFSPRDLYARVEAILAGDSPLASCCPTSAVSQWLLPHRF
- a CDS encoding STAS domain-containing protein; the protein is MKLPTETFGDVIVAHTPEELSGDTADQLEQVLTGLDRVNVVLDISGSETIDSGGLEAICTAQEALRALGGDLKVSTTSSVNRKILEITRLDEQIEVYEAVIDAVRSFV